The following nucleotide sequence is from Drosophila simulans strain w501 chromosome 3L, Prin_Dsim_3.1, whole genome shotgun sequence.
AACGAAGCCAACCTACGGGACATCATTCAAGCAGAGCTCATGCCCATATCAATTCTGAAATTGTTTATGCTAGTCCAGGTGGCCAGAGGTCCAAGTCGCTCAGTCACCGGAGCGAGTCAAGGGAAGGTCGTTCTGGAAAACTACAAGCCCGTAGACCCACCGGCTATCCTCATTCTAATAGTGGTGGAGAAAGAAATACGGATCTTAGGGCCGCGCCCAAGTCAATGGCATCCGCGGGTGAAGTGCGTTCTCGTGATAACAGATCGCACGATtcaagaaaaagaaataaatctGTAGAAGCACCTACCAATCGACAGCCCTTACTTTATGGCCAGCAGAGCGTGGGCATGGGCATCGATCCATCCAATCAGTATTATCCGTACAACGAATGCACTCCACTTAATGCCACATTTGTCCAGGACAATAATCCTTTTTATGATCAGCCAGGACATGATGTGAATAGACCGCAAGCAGCAAGAGCACCAAACTTATCGAAGGCAGGACTCAAAAAGGATACAAATTCGAATAAAGTTCCATCAAACTTTAAGCCATCGAAGGATAAATCCAGTAAATGCTGCTGCACTCGGTTCGATCCCAACAATCAATACTATCCTCCTCATTACGTTTCCGAAGCATCTGATTGTCCACCGAGTGAAAACGCAAACTCTGGAAAAAAGAAGACGCAGGATAAGAATTGCTTGGAGCTTCTCAGCCGGTGAGTTTAATGTCAGAGTTCGTGAGCTGTTTCAGCTCTCGAATTAGGCTTACACAATCCACCATTCGGCACACATCTTTACTCGAACACGAAGTACTTATAAGTGCTGTAATGTCTTCCGTATCCACTGCAGTCTCACCGAGTCCTGTCCTCCGTGTGATCTGCAGAAGTGGTGTCACCTCCTGATGCCGAAGGACAAGGACAGGGGCAAAAAGCAAGCGAAACCGTCTGCCAAGAAGAATAAGAAACCGAATGGCTCAAAGATCAAGAACAAGATGAGCGAGCACAGCAGCAAGGAAATAGAAGATACCGAAGCATCACCAGTGGAAATTCCAGAAAACGAGAATGCCGACTGCCCGTGTAACTGCAAGAAACCATGTCCATCGCCCCCGACAAAACCAGAAATGCGCACATGCGGCTGCTCCGCCAATTTGTCTGAGTGAGTACCCACTTCCATCAAGGAGTAATTAATGCTTAATGCGTTTCGCAGGGAAAACGAAGATCCTCCACCAGCACCCTCCAATCCTCAACCAGCACCCTGCAATCCTGCTCCAGCGCCAGTAAACACCTGCTGCATGCCCTGCTCGAACCAATGTCCTTGGTCCTGGTACTTTAATCCCTGCACCGGCTGTTACTACTACTGCGCGAATTGCTGCAATGGCTGTCGTAATTGCTGCAATTACTGCTGCAGTCCGTGCGGTCGCTGTTGCAGCAACTCCCCTGCTGCTCAGCTGGAGAAGATTCCTCCGAAGCCGAAGCAAAAGGAAAGGCCAGACAGATCGTCCACTGGCACGCGAAATTCCGGCGGCGCGACTGTGAGTTTGGGGAGCTGtgctccgcctcctccgcctcttCCGTTTGCACCCTGGAACTGCCCAAGGCAAGAGGTTTCAACCATGCCAGGCTATTCTCCGACTGCGTCGCCACACTTCAGCTCCCCATACAGTGGGAGGTGGGTGGCTGGGGGTGTGGATATTCATCGGAACTATCAACGAAACAACCAAGGTCCTTCATTCAATGTCAGCCGAGTGCGCCATGCCTAAATTAAACgttgaatattttttacattttcacaCAAGCCTATctctaattaaaaaacttcTTAGAATGTGCACATCTCCTcctttttaattattgataatttaaaaacagGCATATTTCTACGATTTTCCTTAGTACTTTTTATTAGTTCAAATCggtattttgtttctttttcattttatacacTCTTTTATGTGTTTCTCTCTTTTGTataccatatacatatatagattttttcaaaagttttgtgGGCTTTGCTTgtagaaaaacttaaaaagtttctttaaaatataaatttcttgtcataaaattaaatacatctTTAAAGTTGTTTTAGAAAAGACCTAACTAAAAACTATGAACATAGCACATTGTAAACATGTTTGTGTAGTGCAGCCATAAATATTGTATGGTatgtttataatataataataggGGAATATTAGATtgttaaataagaaaataggCATTACAACTACGGAGAAATTCTAGCACATGATATATGGATCTGGGTTCTCCCGCTTCCTCCTTTAAACATAGATTTAAACTGAGTTTGGCTTGCATATTGCCCTTTACGTTATGTAATGTGGTTTGCTTGGTTAGCTttcgtgtatatatatatgtaaacatatatataatattatggTTATCTTACGACTATATGGACTCTTGTCTGCCCTTATTCATGTTGCATCTGCACTCGTTATAAGCTTTAACAATTATGGTTGCCGCGCGGGCCaaaattataaagaaaaacaaaaactacatACATCTGCATAGCTCAAACTATTTACATTggactgtttttttttcttttttttttgttgggaaACTTTGTAGACCAGAAATTAGGTGTGGatggtttttaaattatttgtagGTATGTCTATGTATGGATAGtgtagtttttgtttcaatCACATGTTTGCACTCCCAACGAAAACGGTAGATAACTTAAGGaaatgttgttgatgttgtgaAGATTGCCGGTGCTTCATGGTTGGAATAAAGCTCTGTCCGCCCGAGTAACTAAGCATTCTCATCGGTCATGTATATGTAGCCATGCTGCTGCAATATGCTCAAACGCTTCTCAACGGCATCGCGATCTACGGGATTAGaagtaattattaaataatttatttatttattaagtaatAACTTACATTTGTTCAGCATCATTTTGTCCTGCGGATGATTGCACTTTTGCACCAACGAATGAAGCAGAATGTGTGCCGTGTTGTAGCGCTCGAAGCAATTCTTCGTGTTCTTCAGTAGCTCATCCAGAGCAGCCGCCTGGCACTAAAAAGGGTTGAGAAATCGTTAGTTATTAGGTAAACTTAGTAAGCACAATATATAATCCTTACCATATCCAGTGCGTAGTCATAGAGAATCTTGTCCGCCGTTATGTTAAATGCATTCGCCTTCTGCAATAGTCCGCTGCCATTGAGGCGTTTCGATTCGAACAGCATGCTCCGGTATTTGGCGTTCATGGTGAGCAAAGCTGGTGGTAAACCAAATGCATTAATGAGGATGTGGCTGCAAAAAATGAATCTGCAGACTCACCATTCTTCACATTGGACGACGGCTTTAGCTGGCCGTTGCTCAGCTGCTGCGAAGCCAGATTCATCCCGGACGAGAGGAGCTGCAGTCCCCGGACGAGCAGCACCAGGCGCTCGGCCCGTTTGCAGTGCTCAGGTGCGTGCGGCGGTATCTGCTGTGCATCCGCTGACGCCGCTTGCGCCGCCGACTGACTGCCGGCCACCATGAACGTGGAGAGCGGTGCGCATCGCGAATCGGCCACTTCCTGGATGCAATCGGTGAGCGCCAGCACAAAGTTCAGCTTGGACAATGTCTCGTTGTGCTCGCGATCCATCAGCGTCTCTTCGGACAGTTCTGGGGCCTGGAATGCATGTGGTTCCCCACCGCCGCCGGCTCCTGTGTCCAGCAGACTATGTAGGCCACCAGTGGCCCCCAGTTCGGGCAGCGTAAAAGCTCGCGGTCCCAGCATGTGATGCTGGTTATTGTTCTCCGATCCACTGCCCGCCGAACCAATCGAGCCCAATGATCCCGGCGCCACCAGCATTGTGGGACTGCCCAAAGTGGGCAATTTGGTAAGCGCTGCGGACGGCAGAACTGGGGAGCTATTGCCACTTCGGCGCAACGGGGATTGCGAATGTCCTGGCGACACCTGCCAGGTGCTCGGAGCATGGGGCGGCGGTGTCTCCGACAGCGATCCACCAGAGGCAGAACGCATACGCGTAGGCGGCGTACCAATGGCAAACTGCACCGCCGGCGGTGAGATCGAGTTAATGTCACTGCTCACACTGCTCTTGCGCTGATCCGGTCGCGGTTGCTTCACGCTAATTGGCTGCGATCGGGGTATCTGCTGGCCACCCAGTGTGGCTACCGTTAACGGTCCGGGCCTGGCCACCTGACGTCGTGCGGGAGCCGGTACTGGTTTGGGTTCAGAGATGGGCAGACTGCTGGGACGTGGCGGACTGGattgattttgttgctgctgtggacGCTGGCCACCGGAAGCGGGCTGGGCTTGGACTTGGGCCAGACCCTGGCGCTGGTCCTCCGGAAGGTTCTTTGGCACCAGCACAAAGTCATCGGAGTCCTCGTGGGAGCTGCAAGAACCGCTGTTGTTCTCGCTGTCGCACAGAACACCCACGTTGGTGATGGTGGCACAAATAGCCGGATTGGCCACCACGGACACTAAAATCATTAAATAAGAAGCGTTAAGTTCTGGGATCATTTATATGGTTCCTATTATTCATTTGCAATGATTAATTGCTTTTGTCGCAGACAAATATTCAAAGCATAGTTCATCTAATTTGAGTAACGTCTTAAATGCTTAATATGGCACactttttcgttttattaaacCTCTTTTGAAATTAACACAATGTTGGTAAATAAAGCAAGAGTGCTAATTTCTTTGATTCCTCAAAGAGTTATCACCTGCTTTCAAGTTAagtgagtttttttttaacaagttGAGATTTTCAATAAGCTTTTAATTGGCATATGTTTGTGTTCAGTCATCCCAGATTGGGGACACTGCTTGGAACACCTACCCGTGTTCTCGTCCTCCTGggcctcctgctcctcgcgctccttctgctgctgctcggccAGCTTGACCAGCTTCAgttcctgctccagctgctgctgcaaggGGCTCTTGGCCTTGGCAGGCGGTGTTCCGCCCAGCGGTGGCATGTCAACTGCAAGAACACCACTCTTAGAGACTCGTCGTCGCAGGTTGGCTGCTTGACTAGGCTCACCTGGCGACGCGGCCGCCTTCTTGCCCTGAAGGAAGCGGTGCACAAAGAAGCTCTCGTACGAGATGCGGTCCTTGGAGTTGCGGCGCAGCAGGCACAGCAGCAGATCCCTTAGATCCGGCGACACGCCACTTGGAATTCTTCGAAATAAGAGCGTTAAATATCCTTCTTCGGTTTTTGTAATTATGAGGTATCTTACTTTGGTGCCAGGTTAGCATTCTGCTCGTAGTAGGACTTCAGTTCGTTGGGCGTTTGTGCATAGAATGGCGCCTTGCCAGTCAAACACTGGTAGACAATCGTTCCCAGCGACCAGAGATCCGCCTTGGAGTCGTACTGCAGCGACATGATCACCTCGGGCGCCtttggaaatttaatatgccataaaatactatatatttcGAATCTTGAtagtttttaattaccatATACATGGGAGAGCCGCACAGAGTGGCTGCCATGGCGCCCTCGTTCAGGAATCGCGCAAACCCAAAATCCGCTGTAATAAAGAAAAGTTGAAGGCAGTATAAGTAACAAGTAGCAGGGAAAGTATTTGACTACATGAAGATTTCGTAGTAATAACCAGTTTTTTAAGTAACAACTTTCAATAGAGGTTACAGATTTTTTGTGTTAGATTTTAAGTACACAACTTACCAATTTTCAGGGTTATTTTCGATGGAGCTGGCAATGTTTTGCCATAATTGTGCGAtagcaaaatgttttgtggCTTGAGATCACGATGCACAATTCCTTTGGTATAAAGTGCCTTCATAGCACCAGCTAGAATTatggaaatcaaaataatggagttaatgtaaaatatttcgtAGTTCTAAGTTAAATGTAATATAAGACTTGATgttgattatttaaaattattagttAGTTCTAAGCCTTATATGGGTTGTTTGAAACTCACCTAGTTGCACGAGGAAGAGCCTAACGGTATCCTCGCTCAGCGTCCCCTTGACACTCAGATAATCCGCCAAGTCGCCGCCATTGCAATACTGTAAAGAGAAAGGAGGAAGAGCGTGAGTGGAGCTGATTGGGAAATTGAATTAAGAGAGACCCCCACGAGTCAAGAGTTCAGTGCGCATATAAATCTTCTGGGACCCCAAAAGACCTCAAAAGCAGAATGCAACCCATGCAAACGAATTAAGTCCAATCAGTGCGAAAATGCAAGAGCCCCGAGATTTGATTCAGTCGGTCTTTCCATCTTTTCGCTTCCAGCTGCTCGACTTTTGTGCAAATCCCAGTCAATCATAGAAAACGGCAAGGTCAAAGCGAATATGATTTATGGCAATTTTCTGAATCAAGAACTGGAATTAGGGAAATATGTTTATGGATCAGCacagccagccagctgctTTTCTTTTGTCGTTTGCCCAACAAAGGTTATGTTCCGGTTTATGTCAGCAGATGCGGAGAAAGAGTTGGGGTATTACAATCACCTATAGAATATTGACTATGCTAGGGGAATTTACActtgaaattataaattcacTTCCatgtaatattattttaaagtaaagcGCCAGTTAGGTTTTTTAAGAATTCCCGTTCACTGTAGTGCATTTTCTATACTCAATTTAggataattaataatttgctCTTTTCATCCTTATTGtaagaaattataataataatacacaatataataatacgcaacaaaatattcaaagttTATAAGGATTCgaaaacagcaaaaaggaaaatcagcTGGGATAAAAAATGTATCCTGATATTGGAGAATTTTGTAAGCAGCCCTCgctaaaatgtaaatgaagaGAACGAACCCCTGTCTCTCCAAAATGCCGTTATATTTTTGGCCTGAGCAAGTTGCCTAAAAGGATTTGCGATTTTTGACCTTGAGGCCGCCAATCAAAGACATGACTATAGAATTCCACACGAACACAACcaccaaaaaccaacaaaagtAATGTGTGCGGCGAACATTTTTATCCGCTTTTatggattttttgttttccatgaGAAACTATATGGACCACTTACAGTTTAATGAGCAAACAAAGCAACATTAGGCAATTAAacagccaaattgaaatgacaAAAGATTTCACTGCACTCGCTTTTTGTGAAATCGCTAAAATCGCCGAAGAGAAACGAAGAGCGAAGaacattaaacaaaaagtCATTGACATGTAAAGTACATAAACATCAacataaaagtaaaagtttgaAAGAAATGATGAAATACTCGCTATGAAGAGGGTTTTTCTTCCTCTGGGGCTTTTAAcaatttctaaaatatatgcaatgcCATTTCCCGGCAACAAGTGCCCATGAGTCAGCGATTTATTGGAAAATGCACTTGCGTAATTAATGGGCTTCTCTGTTTTTgcttctttcttttttaaatattattttgaagAATCCAGTGTGAAGAGAGCGCTTCGAAAGCTAAGAGAAGACTCTCTTCAGCCGCTCAAGTTGAACTCTCTCAACTTTTAAGCTCGCTGCTTCTGCGGTTCCGTTCGCAGCTCATTCTCAAATCGACGGTGGCATGAATCGCACGTTATCGCGCGACAACAAAAAGCCAAGTTAGCAAATCATTAAGTGAAATTTCAACGCAATACTTCCATTCAGTAGAATTCGATGAGAAAACTCCCCAGTGTTATACCCAATTTAGTACATATATTATCGGGGAAAACGACGACGCGAGTCATTCGAAGTAAGCGCAGTGGACTAAAGGTCAACATATTCTAGGCGATAAAAAGAACGCTGCTGCTATACATTGTTCATCGCAATCACAACACAAAGACCTAGAAACGGAATTAAAACAAGAGTTTAACTTAGCACTCGGAGAAACAAATATTCAAACAAACTTTTCACTCAAATCACGTCCAATTTAATCGTTATGATTCAGCCCAGTGTTTCACATTATTCCAGcaaattatgtaaataaacTGTGAAAGCTTCCCTTTTTTCATATCAAAAGGCGGGCCGACCGACTTATAAGTCAAGTCCAAAGCAAAGTTCATTACGATCGGCGTTAATTCTAATCAGACAagtgtgtaattaattttattaatattacaaGCCGGCTTAAAGATTTCTTTGTACTTGCAAATCTGCTGTTTATGttattatattgaaaatattgcaattgaaattttaatttagaatGTGATGTAAtgcttattaattaaaataggaTTACCCAATCGTTTAGCCTTTATTTACGGTGATTAAAATTGGAGCTTGCTCTTTCTGTTTTCATTGAAAACAtgaactttttaattgttacTATTGATATAATAATCGATTAGTAAGTCAGAAGTTGGTTAACAGCTAAGTAGAAATCGCGAGGGTATGAGacaaagcaattaaatattaaaaactgaTAAGATAACCACGGCTAAACATTAAACTTAACATGAGAGAGTTTGGAAGAGAGTGAGAGTAAAGAAAAAGAGATAATATTTGCCGCTCTTCgaagctcacacacacacacacctgtTCAGTTAGTAGAATGGGAATTGTTGGCGAATTTTTGCTCATTCGAGAATCGGCAGCGAGTGGAAAAGTTTGTGCGAGCGGagtgaaaaataattatttaacttttgcCAAAAGTAAGCCGGCACATGTAAATAGGCATTAATCAACTTTGAAGCtataatttcaaaacaaaacagatGAACATTAAAAGTGCAAAGTGAAACAAGAAAAGCGGTGCGAAAATAGGCCCCCAACACCTAATAAAATCTATTTTCAGCTTGAAAATTTCCACATCAAGTTTGGCAAAAACGACGAAAATGCTATGAAAACCCTGTGCTAAACACAAATACTAACAACACGACGCCTTGAAGACGCAGTGAAAACAAAGCTAAACAAATatcaatataaacaaataattcgTAATAATGCACGTGTACTACAAGTTCGGATTACTGCTGATATTTTTGCTAAGCGTGAGGTAAAAATCAagttgtaataaatatttacagatCTCGATATGTGGAGAAATCACATTTGTTATTCTTATGGGGCTGGAAAAGAAgtaatcaatttatttatagaaatcAGTAGACCCTTTcctaaaaacgaaaaacaggAAAGACACGGGGCAAAGTTTCCGTTTAGCAACATTCGCAGTGATTAATTCACTCAAATCGAAATAACGACAGGTGAACCTGGGTAACGGGACTTTGAACCGCCCACAACTGAGATATCAATGCCGAATGGAATACTCACGCATGgggttataaaaaaaaaaaaacagcaacttTTTATTGATAGTCCACGGCAACCGCTCTTAATTGCCgcctttaatatatatattaggtGCACGAATTTACACTCTACTTAATCATATCGCATAATCTGATTctgataaaaataataacgaTTCCCCGGTTGTCCGATAATTTATACCGTTATTCCTTATCAAATTGTTTGCTCAGCATTTTGAATTTCTCAACCTATATCGAAGCACTATTGCAAATGACATAGAAATTTACAACTGTCTtgattttcagatttttcttttgatttacaACTCAGACATTTCCGATTATGTAAAAATAATCTATATTCTTGCCTTAAAAATTCGTATTAAATACTCCTGAGTTTAAAAACCTAAAATACATAATTCTTCAATCATTTTTTGAATGTCAGgagtataatatatttttcagtgcACATAAGCCCATTTCCCTATTGATTTTTGGGCCTTTTCGAACCTATTCAACCACTCGAAATCAAATGTCAAAGTAGAGTGCTTTTAAGTGCGCCGCTTCCAATTTTAGTCACTTCATTCAAGTAGTCAAGGGAATTGCGTCGACTAGGTCGTCATGCTTAGTAACATTTTAGAGATCTTTCGTAATACCAATTAACTCAGGCGAGCAGCTGAAGCTTGAAGGCAATTCGTAACGTTCGATAAATATATCTTTACTATCCGGTAGGACTATATACCATTTAATAGCTCCATATCAGTACTTGTGGTTCAAGTATAAAGTCGTTCATTCTCTTCAATTTGGCAGTTTTAAGGATTGACAAGGCTCTTCAGCATTCATTGAAACTTCACTCAAAAGTCACGCAATTGAAGAGAACTCTAAATGGCAGTCCAAAGACTCACTTGAACTACTCTACTAGCCAATTTATACctttattttctaaaaataaatacaagccACTAGAACTGAAGTCGCCGAATGCAAGGATAACGAACGATTTAGAatcaggcaaaaaaaaatgaagaggGGTCACAAATgacagcaaaaaaataaaaaaaaatctgaaaaagtGAGAGTAAACGAAATCGTAAACTAAAACCGGTCGAGTTGTCTCTTTTGCCATGAAGTAAACTGGTTTTATATGTGCTTTTTACTGAGTAGCTACAGTACGTTTCGGTAATGTAAGGTCAGTTAAcagaaacaaataaacaactttacaggcaataaaaattattcagTTACAATAACAGAAATATgtgctttattttcttttgctgtAAGGGCATTTCTTAAAAAGCATatctatttgattttattttattcctaaaaaaaaaaaacgaaatgaaaaatatattttacaatatgtGCATAATGTAATGAATTGCACTTAGAAGCCTTGTATCATTGaagacatttaatttatttaagggCTATTGCTGTGACCACGACTGTAGCGAGAAATacattgtatgtatgtacatatgtttgcTCGCACATGTGAGGGTATTCATTCATGTTATTTCGCGgagcaaacataaacaatagCCGTATAATGATAGTGGGGAAAACGAATGTTTCTGGTGTGGCTATGGCGTGGTCACAGCGAAATGGGTCAAGAGCGTTTTCAGGACAAATTAGCTAGGTGTGTTCGCCTTCAAGACGTGAGTGATGTAAGCACGTACTGCTTAGAACCCCACCGACAATCTAAAGCCAAATATTGACAATTTTGGGTATTCGGTAAAACCACTTTACAAATTTGTACAGTAATTGCTCTATCAGAAATGCGCATTCGTTTGACATGTAATTGCCCTGCGTTTTTCTTCATAAGCAATGCGAATTCGTTTATAAGTCGTGGAAAAATCCAAATTGGTATATTGTTGGTTTATTCAGTCGAGACaggaattaatttaatgattaCTCTTACAGCATCAGCCACACAAATGCCGCTCCAGCGGGCAGCGAGGAGGCAAATCCCCTCGAGGACTTTAATTACGGCGATGATGACTACAGTGATACAGCGACGGGCGAGGAATCGCCGGAGACAGCAGAAAATAGACTGATGCCACAATCATCCTCCACATCGACCACCACCACATTTCGACCAATATTTAGTGAGTACAACATAATCTACTATATATTCCCAACTGAAAAGGCTAATGAATATCGTTTTGCAGACATACCACGACGCAGCAATCATGTCCTGGAGCCCAGTTGCCCGCGCAACTGCCTCTGCCTGGAGGACTTCAAGTTCGTTCAGTGTGCCAATGCGCATTTGACCCATGTACCTTTGGACATGCCCAAAACGGCGGCCATCATCGATCTGAGCCACAATGTGATTGCCGAACTGAGGCCGGAGGATTTTGCCAATCTGTCCAGGGCGGTGGAAATCAATCTGAATCACAATCTGATCAGCAGCATAGACAAGGATGTGAGTGCCCAGCTCATTCTACTACCTACTTCAATTGCaactaatatatttattatctgTTGTAGGTCTTTCAGGGTTCGGAGCGTTTGAAGCGCCTGCGGTTGGCCAACAACCGTCTAACCAAAATCGATCCCGACACCTTTGCGGCGGCCAAGGAACTGACGCTACTCGATTTAAGCAACAACACTATAACCCAACGCTTGGATGGATCCTTCTTGAACCAGCCCGACTTGGTGGAGTTCAGCTGCGTCAACTGCAGCTGGACGGAGCTGCCGGAGCAGACGTTCCAGAACATGAGTGGCCTGGAGGTGCTGCGCTTGAACAAGAACGATTTCAAACAGGTGAGATTGGCGCGCCAAAAGTGCGATAGCACAAGTTATCGCTCTATCGATAGTTGGCGCATCTGCAGCCGAAACAGCTGTGTTTGCCATCGCACTGTCGTCTATATAGTTGTCCCGCTCACGCTTTTCCATTCCGACAGCAAATCAATACGAAAGCTTTCTCGCcgctaacaaaaataattaaactgaAGCTGCCGGAACTGGAGCAACAGAACATCGAGGAGCTGTGCGGCCTGCTGACCTCCATCGACACGATTAGCTTCCTCAACTACGACATCAGCTGCTACGAGTTCGTACTGGGCACACCCTTCAACGGCAGTCTCATCTATCCCACGGAGCCGCCGCTCAAGGGGATTTCCGATCTGCCCATCGTCGCCAGCATCACCAGCACTGCGAAGCCAGTGGCCGCCACACCCGCACCGCCCAGAAGTGGTAAGCTATTTCCCCACGACTCTTAGATCATCTTGCTAACGTGTCTGTTGCTCGCCTCCCATTGTTCGCATTTAGCCAATCGCAATCGGGCCAAAATGGACAACAGCACGGAGCTGGTCAAAGCCGGAATCCTGAGCTCCGAGACCAGCACAAGCGGAGTGAGCGTAGAGCCGCCTGCCGAGAACCAGACCAACCAGGTGCAGATCTCCCAGGAGGCCATCAACACGCTGCTCATCTGTGAGTACAAACTGCGGTCTAAGGTTTATAACTTCAACAATTTCAAGCCTTTggaaaaactaaagaaaataGTTATATCCCAGTTAAATAGTGATTATATTTAAGTTCATGATTGCTTATGTTATAGACCTTTTAAGTGTGGCACAAAACCCTACTAATTTGTTCAATTTAACCCACTAGGCATCATGGTTCTGGCCGCGATTGGCATCGTCATCGGACTCATTTGCCGCCAGGATATTGGCGGCATCAAAACCAAATGCTGCCGCACTAGCAAACCAGAGCCAAAGGATCAGGTCCATCCCACTGAGGAGATACCACTGAATAAGCTAGCCTAAGAAAACTTTCCAAAACAAACCAATACCAAACGATCGAAGATGAAAAGAGAATCCTATCCTTCTCCTCCAGTTTCGAGAACAAATTCCATTTTGCCGGCATTTTTGATAGATTATAAATAGGTATATGTATATCACGTATGTATATGGCTAGTTAGTTAACTACTTTGACTCGGTATCTAGCCTAACTATAGTCTCTCCTACAATGTTTCCCGCACAACAACTCAACCGAATCCGTTGTTAGATTCTAGTTGTTAGTCGGAGTAGATTAAGCCGCCTAGTCGCTTAGCGTTCTGTTCTTTAGGGGGACTCGGTAAATGGGATCCCGCACCAAAAAAACCTGGCACTGTTCTAGTTTTAGATCccaaaatcaatttccatCGCAACACTTAAATTAATGTAAACCCCTAGATAATCTAGTTGTTAGCCTTAGACTTTTGCcaaaatacaataaaagtaattattGTACATAGTAAAAAAACGAGtgttttgaattattaattatgaaacCAAAAGATTAAAATGATTACCTGGTAGCCTTGATTATCCACCCACATATTCTCCTCATATCACATTCCTATCTTCAGACAAGGAAATTAAGCACCAAATAAACACATCCTAATATATTGGcaagataaataaacaaatctgACGAACGAATAGTAGCCTAAATGGTGGGAAAAGCGGCATGGCATAACACGTGGCCGCGGAACCAATAAATATTCACCAACCACACGAATACGAACTGATTACAATCCGTGGAGCGGACTCCCTTGCCCCTGCCTCTGCCACTCTGGTGGCAAACACATTGGAATACGAAGCAAACAAGGCGAA
It contains:
- the LOC6737871 gene encoding reticulon-4 receptor-like 2, which translates into the protein MHVYYKFGLLLIFLLSVSISHTNAAPAGSEEANPLEDFNYGDDDYSDTATGEESPETAENRLMPQSSSTSTTTTFRPIFNIPRRSNHVLEPSCPRNCLCLEDFKFVQCANAHLTHVPLDMPKTAAIIDLSHNVIAELRPEDFANLSRAVEINLNHNLISSIDKDVFQGSERLKRLRLANNRLTKIDPDTFAAAKELTLLDLSNNTITQRLDGSFLNQPDLVEFSCVNCSWTELPEQTFQNMSGLEVLRLNKNDFKQQINTKAFSPLTKIIKLKLPELEQQNIEELCGLLTSIDTISFLNYDISCYEFVLGTPFNGSLIYPTEPPLKGISDLPIVASITSTAKPVAATPAPPRSANRNRAKMDNSTELVKAGILSSETSTSGVSVEPPAENQTNQVQISQEAINTLLICIMVLAAIGIVIGLICRQDIGGIKTKCCRTSKPEPKDQVHPTEEIPLNKLA